Proteins co-encoded in one Streptococcus parauberis NCFD 2020 genomic window:
- a CDS encoding ribosomal-processing cysteine protease Prp, with protein sequence MIKAIFTRQNDGSLSSVTLTGHAGSGKYGFDIVCASVSTLAINFVNSLEVLTDTQADIDMNDVEGGYMKISIPRDNQEKVQLLFESFLLGMTNLSNDSSKFVTTKVI encoded by the coding sequence ATGATTAAAGCAATTTTTACACGTCAAAATGATGGTTCATTGAGCAGTGTAACACTGACTGGCCATGCTGGTAGTGGTAAATATGGCTTTGATATAGTTTGTGCTTCCGTTAGTACTCTAGCAATTAACTTTGTTAATTCCTTAGAAGTTCTTACAGATACACAGGCTGATATAGATATGAATGACGTTGAAGGTGGATATATGAAAATTTCTATTCCACGTGACAATCAGGAGAAAGTTCAATTACTTTTCGAATCTTTTCTTCTGGGAATGACTAATTTGTCTAATGATTCTTCAAAGTTTGTTACGACAAAAGTCATCTAA
- a CDS encoding cysteine desulfurase family protein, translating to MIYFDNAATTMPDPQALRTYQEVASKIYGNPSSLHKLGTNASRILQASRKQIADLLGCNEQEIIFTSGGTESDNWALKGLAFEKASYGKHIIVSDIEHPAVKESAKWLESQGFSISFAPVTKDGFVDVEKLANLIQPDTILVSVMGVNNEIGSIQPIKAISELLSDKPGIAFHVDAVQAIGKIPTSEFLTDRVDFASFSGHKFHAVRGIGFLYMKTGKRLTPLLNGGGQEKGQRSTTENLPAIASMARALRLLNEREESALKKISVMKQVLFEALSMYKDVTVFSGIEGFAPNILTFGIKGVRGEVLVHAFESHEIYISTTSACSSKAGKPAGTLLAMGVPLQDAQTAVRISLDDDNDMGQVEQFLTIFKQIYDKTQKVR from the coding sequence ATGATATATTTTGATAATGCTGCAACTACAATGCCTGACCCTCAAGCTTTGAGAACCTATCAGGAAGTTGCCAGTAAAATTTATGGTAATCCCTCTAGCTTGCATAAACTAGGAACAAATGCTAGTCGTATTTTGCAAGCCTCACGTAAACAAATAGCTGATCTTTTAGGATGTAATGAGCAAGAAATCATCTTTACTTCAGGGGGTACAGAAAGTGATAACTGGGCCCTTAAAGGTTTAGCCTTTGAAAAAGCAAGTTATGGCAAACATATAATTGTTTCTGATATTGAACACCCTGCGGTTAAAGAAAGTGCCAAATGGTTGGAAAGCCAAGGTTTTTCAATTTCATTTGCACCGGTCACTAAGGATGGATTTGTTGATGTAGAGAAACTAGCGAATTTAATTCAACCTGATACAATCCTTGTTTCGGTTATGGGGGTTAATAACGAAATTGGTTCTATTCAACCCATTAAAGCTATTTCAGAACTTTTATCTGATAAGCCAGGCATTGCCTTTCACGTTGATGCTGTTCAGGCAATCGGTAAAATTCCAACTTCAGAATTTTTAACAGACCGTGTCGATTTTGCATCTTTTTCGGGACATAAGTTTCATGCTGTTCGAGGCATTGGCTTCCTCTATATGAAGACCGGCAAACGACTTACTCCCTTATTAAATGGTGGTGGACAAGAAAAAGGTCAACGCTCGACAACTGAAAATCTACCAGCTATTGCTAGTATGGCTAGGGCTTTACGTCTTTTAAATGAACGTGAAGAAAGTGCTTTGAAAAAGATATCAGTTATGAAGCAAGTCTTATTTGAAGCCTTATCAATGTATAAGGATGTAACTGTTTTTTCAGGTATAGAAGGCTTCGCACCGAACATCCTGACTTTTGGGATTAAAGGAGTACGAGGAGAAGTTTTGGTCCATGCTTTTGAAAGTCATGAGATTTATATTTCTACTACTAGTGCCTGTTCATCTAAGGCCGGCAAACCAGCAGGAACGTTACTTGCTATGGGAGTGCCTTTGCAAGATGCTCAGACAGCCGTTCGAATTAGTTTAGATGACGATAACGATATGGGACAAGTTGAACAATTCTTAACAATCTTTAAGCAGATTTATGATAAAACACAGAAAGTAAGATAA
- a CDS encoding LysR family transcriptional regulator produces MNIQQLRYVVAIANNGTFREAANKLYVSQPSLSVSVKDLEEELGFQIFTRTSTGTVLTSQGLIFYEKALEVVKSFDSFEKQFSQSDLDQNEFSVASQHYDFLAPLVTRFAEETNDHKLLRIFETTTIKILDEVAQGNSEIGIIYLNSQNRKGLFQRMEKLSLEYVNVTPFQTHIYLRKGHPLSSHTELSMTDLSGFPVVKFTQEKDDYLYYSENFVNTDQTNLIYNVTDRATLNGILERTNAFATGSGLLDQSSVNGIKVIPLIDHIENEMIYIKRKDKNLSSSALRFVGLLDNYFKSEKES; encoded by the coding sequence ATGAACATTCAACAATTACGATATGTAGTAGCTATCGCAAATAACGGAACATTTCGTGAAGCTGCTAATAAATTATATGTTAGTCAACCTAGTTTATCAGTATCCGTCAAAGATTTAGAAGAAGAATTGGGCTTTCAAATTTTTACACGGACAAGTACTGGAACTGTTTTGACCAGTCAGGGCTTAATTTTCTATGAAAAAGCATTAGAAGTTGTCAAATCATTTGATAGTTTTGAAAAACAATTTTCACAATCTGATTTAGATCAGAATGAATTTTCAGTTGCTAGTCAACATTATGATTTTTTAGCTCCTTTAGTGACTAGGTTTGCTGAAGAAACAAATGATCATAAGTTATTACGTATCTTTGAAACAACGACCATCAAAATTTTAGATGAAGTGGCTCAAGGTAATAGTGAAATTGGCATTATTTATCTTAATTCGCAAAATCGGAAAGGTTTATTTCAAAGGATGGAAAAATTGAGCTTAGAATATGTTAATGTTACCCCCTTTCAAACGCATATTTATCTGCGAAAAGGCCATCCACTATCCAGTCATACAGAATTAAGTATGACTGATTTGTCAGGATTTCCTGTTGTAAAATTTACTCAGGAAAAAGATGACTATTTATATTACTCAGAAAATTTTGTAAACACTGATCAAACCAATTTAATTTATAATGTTACGGATCGAGCAACACTGAATGGGATTCTTGAAAGAACGAATGCTTTTGCGACCGGATCAGGTCTATTGGACCAAAGTAGTGTAAATGGGATAAAAGTGATTCCTTTGATTGATCATATTGAAAATGAAATGATTTATATTAAACGGAAGGATAAAAATCTTTCATCATCAGCTTTGCGATTTGTAGGGCTATTAGATAATTATTTTAAATCTGAAAAAGAAAGTTAA
- the lspA gene encoding signal peptidase II, with product MKYIKLVIGSLLLIVLDQLSKWWIVNNIPLGEMRPFIPGIVSLTYLQNRGAAFSILQEQHWFFAIMTLFVVGGILVYYFKHPEMSKIKQFALILILAGGLGNFIDRMRLGYVVDMVHTDFMNFAIFNIADSYLSIGVVLLMLILWRED from the coding sequence ATGAAGTACATTAAATTAGTAATAGGTAGTCTATTACTCATCGTCTTGGATCAACTCAGCAAATGGTGGATTGTTAATAACATACCCTTAGGAGAAATGAGACCATTTATTCCTGGAATCGTTAGCTTAACGTATTTACAAAATAGAGGGGCTGCCTTCTCAATCCTTCAAGAGCAACATTGGTTTTTTGCAATAATGACCCTATTTGTTGTAGGTGGCATTCTCGTTTATTACTTTAAGCACCCAGAGATGTCAAAAATCAAACAATTTGCTTTAATACTAATATTAGCTGGTGGGCTTGGAAACTTTATTGATCGAATGCGTTTAGGTTATGTTGTTGATATGGTCCATACTGATTTTATGAATTTTGCTATATTCAACATTGCTGATTCCTATCTTTCAATAGGAGTTGTTTTACTGATGCTCATTCTATGGAGGGAAGATTAA
- a CDS encoding RluA family pseudouridine synthase produces the protein MELIIKEAGSRLDKAIADLTELSRGQANDAIKAGIVLVNGQAAKAKYSVKAGDIITYEIQEEEVLDYQAEDIPLDVVYEDEDLAIINKPQGMVVHPSAGHSSGTMVNALLYQIKDLSGINGVVRPGIVHRIDKDTSGLLMVAKNDAAHRALADELKAKKSLRKYLAIVHGNLPNDRGIIEAPIGRSEKDRKKQAVIARGKEAVTRFQVIERFGDYTLVELTLETGRTHQIRVHMAYIGHPVAGDPLYGPRKTLPGNGQFLHAQTLGLTHPRTGEVMTFTAEPPLIFQQTIEKLRK, from the coding sequence ATGGAATTAATAATTAAAGAAGCAGGCAGTCGCTTAGATAAAGCGATTGCTGATTTAACAGAGCTATCACGAGGCCAAGCTAATGACGCCATTAAGGCTGGTATTGTTTTGGTCAATGGCCAAGCTGCAAAAGCAAAGTATTCTGTCAAAGCAGGTGATATTATTACCTATGAGATTCAGGAAGAAGAAGTTCTGGATTATCAAGCTGAGGACATTCCTCTGGATGTCGTTTATGAGGATGAAGACCTGGCAATAATTAATAAGCCTCAAGGAATGGTCGTCCATCCTTCAGCTGGTCACAGTTCAGGTACAATGGTTAATGCCTTGTTATATCAAATTAAAGATTTATCAGGCATTAATGGTGTGGTCCGGCCAGGAATCGTCCATCGTATTGACAAGGACACTTCGGGCTTATTGATGGTAGCCAAAAATGACGCCGCGCATCGGGCCTTGGCAGATGAATTGAAAGCAAAAAAATCACTCAGAAAATATTTGGCTATAGTGCACGGCAATTTACCAAATGACCGTGGAATAATTGAGGCACCAATTGGACGTAGTGAAAAGGACCGCAAAAAGCAAGCAGTTATTGCCAGAGGAAAAGAGGCAGTAACCAGATTTCAAGTTATTGAACGGTTTGGTGACTATACCTTGGTTGAGCTAACTTTGGAAACAGGAAGAACGCATCAGATACGTGTTCATATGGCTTACATTGGTCATCCAGTTGCTGGTGATCCACTATATGGACCGAGAAAAACTCTTCCAGGCAATGGACAGTTTCTACATGCCCAAACTTTAGGTTTAACCCATCCACGTACTGGTGAAGTCATGACTTTTACAGCAGAGCCACCATTAATTTTTCAACAAACGATTGAAAAGTTACGAAAATAG
- a CDS encoding DUF6556 family protein, with translation MSSNYSRKAKTPNKKSVPAKHIVTGLSALQKTIALVGGILSIIVATITIMRTLHPEDANNKDNSADHSSSTIVKIIEKESSKQSDNSQESTDQSSSLPSSSIETDTSTTTTTNNPDSNQSSSSSQETVPSDTTTSTNTQ, from the coding sequence ATGTCATCAAATTATTCACGTAAAGCTAAAACACCAAACAAAAAATCGGTCCCAGCAAAACACATCGTAACTGGCTTGTCAGCACTGCAAAAGACAATTGCCTTAGTCGGGGGGATTTTATCCATTATAGTCGCAACCATTACGATTATGCGTACCCTTCACCCTGAGGATGCAAACAATAAAGATAATTCTGCAGATCATTCAAGTTCAACTATTGTTAAAATTATTGAAAAAGAGTCAAGCAAGCAATCAGACAATAGTCAAGAATCAACTGATCAAAGTTCAAGTCTTCCAAGTAGTTCAATCGAAACTGATACGTCCACAACTACTACAACTAATAATCCTGATAGTAATCAGTCATCATCATCTAGTCAAGAAACCGTTCCAAGTGATACCACAACAAGCACAAATACACAATAA
- the thiI gene encoding tRNA uracil 4-sulfurtransferase ThiI, whose translation MQYSEIMVRHGELSTKGKNRMRFINKLKRNIQDVLSIYPEIKVHSDRDRTHVFLNGTPYEPVIEALKLVFGIQGLSPVYKVEKSVPVLVETVQQIMTGLYFEEMTFKISGKRSDHNFELDSTELNRILGGAVFEVLPNIKAQMKKPDVNLKVEIRDEAAYISYEDIKGAGGLPVGTSGKGMLMLSGGIDSPVAGYLALKRGVEIEAVHFASPPYTSPGALKKAQELTRRLVRFGGNIQFIEVPFTEIQEEIKDKAPEAYLMTLTRRFMMRITDAIRESRSGLVIINGESLGQVASQTLESMQAINAVTTTPVIRPVVTMDKLEIIDIAQAIDTFDISIQPFEDCCTIFAPDRPKTNPKLKNVEKYEERFDIEGLVARAVAGIIVSEIGPEQTSDDMTDLIDSIL comes from the coding sequence ATGCAATACTCAGAAATTATGGTTAGACACGGTGAGTTGTCTACTAAAGGAAAAAATCGCATGCGCTTTATTAATAAATTAAAGCGCAATATACAAGATGTTCTTTCAATCTATCCAGAGATTAAAGTCCATTCTGACAGAGATAGAACTCATGTCTTCTTAAATGGCACCCCCTATGAACCAGTGATTGAAGCTTTGAAATTAGTTTTTGGTATTCAAGGTCTATCTCCAGTGTATAAAGTAGAAAAAAGTGTACCTGTTTTGGTTGAAACCGTTCAGCAAATTATGACAGGCCTCTACTTTGAAGAAATGACATTTAAAATTTCTGGGAAGCGCAGCGATCACAATTTTGAATTAGACAGTACTGAATTAAATCGCATACTTGGTGGAGCTGTTTTTGAAGTTTTACCTAATATTAAAGCCCAAATGAAAAAACCGGATGTTAATTTAAAAGTTGAAATCCGAGATGAAGCAGCATATATCTCATATGAAGATATTAAAGGTGCTGGCGGATTACCTGTTGGAACTTCTGGTAAAGGGATGTTAATGCTATCCGGTGGGATTGATTCACCAGTTGCAGGCTACTTAGCATTGAAACGTGGTGTAGAAATTGAAGCTGTTCATTTTGCTAGTCCACCTTATACAAGTCCAGGTGCTTTGAAGAAAGCGCAAGAATTGACACGTCGTTTGGTTAGATTTGGTGGAAATATTCAATTTATCGAGGTTCCATTTACTGAAATTCAAGAGGAAATTAAGGATAAAGCTCCGGAAGCCTACTTAATGACATTAACTCGTCGTTTCATGATGCGTATTACTGATGCTATTCGTGAAAGTCGTAGTGGTTTAGTAATTATTAATGGAGAAAGTTTAGGTCAAGTAGCTAGTCAAACTTTGGAAAGTATGCAAGCAATAAATGCCGTAACTACAACACCGGTAATTCGTCCTGTTGTCACTATGGATAAATTAGAAATCATCGATATAGCTCAAGCTATTGATACCTTTGATATTTCAATTCAACCATTTGAAGATTGTTGTACAATTTTTGCACCTGACCGTCCTAAGACAAATCCGAAATTGAAGAATGTTGAAAAATATGAAGAACGCTTTGACATCGAAGGATTAGTGGCGCGTGCAGTAGCCGGTATAATTGTTTCTGAAATTGGTCCAGAGCAAACAAGTGATGATATGACAGATCTAATCGACTCAATTTTATAA
- the rpmA gene encoding 50S ribosomal protein L27 — MLKMNLANLQLFAHKKGGGSTSNGRDSQSKRLGAKAADGQTVSGGSILYRQRGTHIYPGVNVGRGGDDTLFAKVEGVVRFERKGRDKRQVSIYPVAK, encoded by the coding sequence ATGTTAAAAATGAATCTTGCTAACTTGCAACTTTTCGCCCATAAAAAAGGTGGAGGTTCTACATCTAACGGACGTGATTCACAATCTAAACGTCTTGGAGCTAAAGCAGCTGACGGTCAAACTGTCTCTGGTGGTTCTATTCTTTACCGTCAACGTGGTACTCACATCTATCCAGGTGTAAACGTTGGTCGTGGAGGAGATGATACACTTTTTGCTAAAGTTGAAGGTGTAGTACGTTTCGAACGCAAAGGTCGTGACAAACGTCAAGTATCAATCTACCCAGTAGCTAAATAA
- a CDS encoding aspartate carbamoyltransferase catalytic subunit: MSVINNQVSLKNLVSMELLSNEEVMGLITRGHQFKQGKVKLEDNSKIFATNLFFENSTRTHKSFEVAERKLGLPVIDFNTDTSSVNKGETLYDTVLTMSALGVDICVIRHPEVDYYKQLIESPTITASIVNGGDGSGQHPSQCLLDLMTIYEEFGHFDGLEIAIAGDLTHSRVAKSNMQILKRLGAHVYFCGPERWYSSEFESYGTYKDIDEIIDQLDVLMLLRVQHERHDGTAGFSKKEYHEKFGLTEGRYEKLKDQAIIMHPAPVNREVEIADSLVEAPKARIVAQMENGVYVRMAIIEAILNGRNQA, from the coding sequence ATGTCAGTTATTAATAATCAAGTCTCACTTAAAAATTTAGTATCGATGGAACTATTATCTAATGAAGAAGTCATGGGGTTAATCACTCGAGGACATCAGTTTAAACAAGGTAAGGTTAAATTAGAAGATAATAGTAAAATTTTTGCGACAAATTTATTTTTTGAAAACTCAACTAGAACACATAAATCTTTTGAGGTTGCTGAGCGAAAATTGGGATTGCCAGTAATCGATTTTAATACTGATACTAGTTCTGTTAATAAGGGTGAGACGCTCTATGATACGGTCTTGACAATGAGCGCTTTAGGTGTTGACATTTGTGTCATCAGACACCCTGAGGTTGATTATTATAAACAGTTGATTGAAAGTCCAACAATAACAGCTTCAATTGTTAATGGTGGAGATGGATCAGGTCAACACCCTAGTCAATGTTTATTAGACTTGATGACAATTTATGAAGAATTTGGTCATTTCGATGGACTTGAAATAGCTATTGCAGGTGATTTGACCCATTCTCGAGTAGCAAAATCAAATATGCAAATTCTTAAAAGACTAGGTGCACATGTTTATTTCTGTGGTCCCGAAAGATGGTACTCAAGTGAATTTGAATCATATGGTACTTATAAGGATATCGATGAGATTATTGATCAATTGGATGTCCTAATGTTGCTTCGTGTTCAACACGAACGTCATGATGGAACTGCCGGATTTTCGAAAAAAGAATACCATGAAAAATTTGGCTTAACTGAAGGCCGCTATGAAAAGTTAAAAGATCAAGCAATTATCATGCATCCTGCTCCTGTAAATAGAGAAGTTGAAATTGCTGATAGTTTAGTAGAAGCTCCAAAAGCAAGAATTGTTGCTCAAATGGAAAATGGCGTTTATGTTAGAATGGCAATAATTGAGGCTATTTTAAATGGTAGAAACCAGGCCTAA
- a CDS encoding uracil-xanthine permease family protein, producing the protein MKDVIYDVEEMPKAGILFGLSFQHLFAMFGATVLVPILVGIDPSVALLSSGLGTLAHLSVTKFKIPAYMGSSFAYIAAMQMLMKTDGIGAVAQGAITGGLVYLIVALIVKAIGNDWIDKILPPVVVGPIVMVIGLSLASTAVGSVMLKDGTYNLLYLLIGMVTLLSVIFFNIYGKGLVAIIPILLGLLVGYVFSLVVGFVTGQEIINFTAVAQAKWFSAPSVSIPFLSYGLKFYPSAILTMAPIAFVTMTEHFGHVMVLNSLTNRDYFKDPGLEKTLTGDGLAQVIAGFLGAPPVTSYGENIGVMALNKIFSVYVIAGAAAIAALLSFIGKISALIQSIPSPVIGGISIALFGVIASSGLKILIESKVDMDNKKNLLITSVILVSGIGGLMLQINGLQISGVAFSTLLGIILNKVLPE; encoded by the coding sequence ATGAAAGATGTAATTTACGATGTCGAAGAAATGCCCAAAGCAGGAATTCTGTTTGGCCTATCCTTCCAACATTTATTCGCTATGTTTGGAGCAACTGTTTTAGTTCCAATCTTAGTCGGAATAGATCCATCAGTTGCTTTGTTATCAAGTGGACTAGGAACCTTAGCCCATTTATCTGTAACAAAATTTAAAATTCCAGCATATATGGGTTCAAGTTTCGCTTATATTGCAGCGATGCAGATGTTGATGAAAACTGACGGCATTGGCGCAGTTGCTCAAGGGGCAATAACAGGTGGTTTAGTTTACCTGATAGTAGCCCTGATCGTAAAAGCAATAGGAAATGATTGGATAGATAAAATATTGCCACCGGTTGTAGTTGGACCAATCGTAATGGTCATCGGTTTAAGCTTAGCATCGACAGCAGTCGGAAGTGTTATGTTGAAGGATGGTACCTATAATCTACTCTATCTACTAATCGGTATGGTAACCTTACTATCCGTTATTTTCTTCAATATTTATGGTAAAGGCTTAGTAGCAATTATTCCAATTTTACTAGGATTACTAGTAGGTTATGTCTTTTCTTTGGTAGTAGGTTTCGTAACTGGACAAGAAATCATTAATTTCACAGCAGTTGCACAAGCAAAATGGTTTAGTGCTCCTTCTGTCTCAATCCCATTCTTAAGTTACGGCTTAAAATTTTATCCAAGTGCAATCTTAACAATGGCACCAATTGCATTTGTAACGATGACAGAACATTTTGGTCACGTTATGGTATTGAATAGTTTAACGAATCGAGATTACTTTAAAGATCCTGGACTTGAAAAAACTCTAACAGGTGATGGTCTAGCACAAGTAATTGCCGGTTTCCTAGGTGCACCGCCAGTAACATCATATGGTGAAAACATTGGTGTTATGGCTCTAAATAAAATTTTCTCAGTTTATGTCATAGCTGGAGCAGCAGCAATAGCAGCGCTCCTAAGTTTTATAGGTAAAATTTCTGCTCTGATACAATCAATTCCTTCACCAGTTATCGGTGGGATTTCAATTGCACTCTTCGGAGTCATTGCTTCAAGTGGTTTAAAAATTCTTATTGAATCGAAAGTCGATATGGATAATAAGAAAAATCTCTTGATTACAAGTGTTATCTTAGTATCAGGAATTGGTGGATTAATGCTTCAAATTAACGGATTACAAATTTCCGGTGTTGCCTTCTCAACATTGTTAGGAATAATCCTTAATAAAGTATTACCAGAATAA
- the pyrR gene encoding bifunctional pyr operon transcriptional regulator/uracil phosphoribosyltransferase PyrR encodes MKQKEIVDQMTMKRAITRITYEIIERNKSLDNIVLAGIKTRGVHLAKRIQERLLELEGKELPLGELDIKPFRDDIKVEEDTTEMPVDITGKDIILVDDVLYTGRTIRAAIDNLVSLGRPGRVSLAVLIDRGHRELPIRADYVGKNIPTSSIEEIVVEVVEVDGNDRVIIVDPS; translated from the coding sequence ATGAAACAAAAAGAAATTGTCGATCAAATGACAATGAAACGGGCAATAACAAGAATAACTTATGAAATTATTGAACGCAATAAAAGTTTGGATAATATTGTTTTGGCGGGTATCAAGACAAGAGGCGTTCACCTTGCCAAGCGTATTCAAGAACGTTTATTAGAGTTAGAAGGTAAAGAACTTCCACTTGGGGAACTTGATATTAAACCTTTTAGAGATGATATAAAAGTCGAAGAAGATACGACAGAAATGCCAGTTGATATTACAGGGAAAGATATTATATTAGTTGACGATGTTCTATATACAGGAAGAACAATCAGAGCTGCTATTGATAACCTTGTAAGTTTAGGGCGTCCTGGTCGTGTCAGTTTGGCAGTCCTTATTGATCGTGGCCACAGAGAGTTGCCGATTAGAGCTGACTATGTGGGAAAAAATATTCCAACAAGTAGTATAGAAGAAATCGTTGTAGAAGTTGTAGAAGTTGATGGTAACGATCGTGTTATCATTGTCGATCCTTCATAA
- the rplU gene encoding 50S ribosomal protein L21, whose protein sequence is MSTYAIIKTGGKQVKVEVGQAIYVEKINAEAGAEVTFNEVVLVGGENTVVGTPVVEGATVVGTVEKQGKQKKVVTFKYKPKKGSHRKQGHRQPYTKVVINAINA, encoded by the coding sequence ATGAGCACATACGCAATCATCAAAACTGGTGGAAAACAAGTTAAAGTTGAAGTAGGTCAAGCAATCTACGTTGAAAAAATCAACGCTGAAGCTGGAGCAGAAGTAACTTTTAACGAAGTTGTTCTTGTAGGTGGCGAAAACACTGTAGTTGGTACTCCAGTTGTTGAAGGAGCTACTGTAGTTGGAACTGTTGAAAAACAAGGAAAACAAAAGAAAGTTGTTACTTTCAAATACAAACCTAAAAAAGGTAGTCACCGTAAACAAGGTCATCGTCAACCTTACACTAAAGTTGTCATCAATGCAATCAACGCTTAA
- a CDS encoding CapA family protein, with protein sequence MNENKKIRKIMYYVLVAIVSTLVFALIYDFLGFHKGDTQTTTKESQSKVTKTARIVANGDILIHDGLYMSAETSNGHYDFNPYFEFVKGHIKSADLAIGDFEGTISPDYPLAGYPLFNAPKEIASAIKSTGYDVVDLAHNHILDSGLAGAINTKDTFKKLGIDSIGIYSKNRSKEDFLIKKVNGIKIAILGYSYGYNGMDANLTKSEYEKHMSDFDEKKIKADIQEAEKKADITIVMPQDGVEYQLHPTDKQKELYQNMVNWGADLVFGGHPHVVEPAQVIKKGNEKKFIIYSMGNFISNQRLETVDDIWTERGLLMDVTINKKGKKTTIKSVLAHPTMVLAKERGVVGKDGYELYNYRTLILEDFIKGGKYRKKIDSATQEKVDIAYKEMNEHVNLNW encoded by the coding sequence ATGAATGAAAATAAAAAAATCCGTAAAATAATGTACTATGTTTTAGTGGCAATTGTTTCCACGTTAGTCTTTGCCTTGATATATGACTTTCTTGGTTTTCACAAAGGCGATACACAAACAACTACTAAGGAATCTCAATCCAAAGTGACGAAAACAGCACGGATTGTAGCTAACGGTGATATTCTTATTCATGACGGGCTCTATATGAGTGCTGAAACCAGCAATGGTCATTATGATTTTAACCCCTACTTTGAGTTTGTCAAAGGCCATATCAAAAGTGCGGACTTAGCGATTGGTGACTTCGAAGGAACCATCAGTCCAGACTATCCACTAGCGGGTTATCCACTTTTTAATGCCCCCAAGGAAATTGCTAGTGCCATTAAGTCAACCGGTTACGACGTGGTTGATTTAGCTCATAATCATATTTTAGACTCAGGCCTAGCCGGAGCAATTAATACTAAAGATACTTTTAAAAAGTTAGGAATTGATAGCATTGGTATCTATAGTAAGAATCGTTCAAAAGAAGATTTCCTAATTAAAAAGGTTAATGGAATAAAAATTGCCATCTTAGGTTATTCTTATGGATATAACGGAATGGACGCAAACTTAACAAAGTCAGAATATGAAAAACACATGTCCGATTTCGATGAAAAGAAAATTAAAGCAGATATTCAAGAAGCCGAAAAGAAAGCTGATATAACAATTGTAATGCCTCAAGATGGCGTTGAATATCAACTTCATCCAACAGACAAACAAAAGGAATTATATCAAAATATGGTTAATTGGGGAGCAGATCTTGTTTTTGGAGGACATCCTCACGTTGTTGAGCCTGCTCAAGTGATTAAAAAAGGAAACGAGAAAAAGTTTATCATTTACTCAATGGGGAACTTTATTTCAAACCAACGGTTAGAGACAGTTGATGATATTTGGACTGAACGTGGTTTGTTAATGGATGTAACAATCAATAAAAAAGGTAAGAAGACGACTATTAAATCAGTCCTTGCTCACCCAACAATGGTATTAGCTAAAGAACGGGGTGTTGTTGGAAAAGATGGCTATGAATTATATAATTATCGCACCTTAATTCTTGAAGATTTCATCAAGGGTGGTAAATATCGAAAAAAAATTGATAGTGCTACCCAAGAAAAAGTTGATATTGCTTATAAAGAGATGAATGAACATGTTAATTTGAATTGGTAA